The following coding sequences are from one Phycisphaeraceae bacterium window:
- a CDS encoding type II secretion system protein, producing the protein MTPQHHHQPTPRAPGGSPGASLTNTSRGFTLIELLVVISITATLIAITLPALGTARHTTKAIVCASNLRQLTLANLAYAHDHNQHLVPGAPNILQNLRRWHGERDTLDQPFDHTRSPLLPYFQVPAIKECPTFDTPRPGFEAGNGGYGYNQRFLGTDNPDNLRSESSARLHHAKDPTNTLHFADTAFSTDGVELIEYSFAEPPSHGPGFPASPSIHFRHHHTTNAAWLDGHQSTQTLSFTRASIYGVSQTTNQQLHLGWFGPDNNTLFDLE; encoded by the coding sequence ATGACACCACAACACCACCACCAACCAACACCACGAGCCCCGGGCGGAAGCCCGGGGGCCTCTCTCACCAATACATCTCGAGGGTTCACGCTCATCGAACTCCTCGTCGTCATCTCCATCACCGCCACCCTCATCGCCATCACCCTCCCCGCTCTCGGCACCGCACGCCACACCACCAAAGCCATCGTTTGCGCCTCCAACCTCCGACAACTCACCCTCGCTAACCTCGCCTACGCTCACGACCACAACCAACACCTCGTCCCCGGTGCCCCCAACATCCTCCAGAACCTCAGGCGATGGCACGGCGAACGAGACACCCTCGACCAACCCTTCGACCACACACGCTCGCCCCTGCTCCCCTACTTCCAGGTCCCCGCCATCAAAGAATGCCCCACCTTCGACACCCCACGCCCAGGCTTCGAAGCAGGCAACGGCGGCTACGGCTACAACCAACGCTTCCTCGGAACCGACAACCCCGACAACCTCCGCTCCGAATCCTCCGCCAGACTCCATCACGCCAAAGACCCCACCAACACCCTCCACTTCGCCGACACAGCCTTCTCCACCGATGGCGTCGAACTCATCGAATACTCCTTCGCCGAACCCCCCTCCCACGGACCCGGCTTCCCCGCCTCCCCCTCCATCCACTTCCGACACCACCACACCACCAACGCCGCCTGGCTCGACGGACACCAAAGCACCCAAACCCTCAGCTTCACCCGAGCCTCCATCTACGGCGTCTCCCAAACCACCAACCAACAACTCCACCTCGGCTGGTTCGGCCCCGACAACAACACCCTCTTCGACCTCGAATAA
- a CDS encoding (2Fe-2S)-binding protein codes for MPNRTPPRTDPLHTLRPQICIDRCICAGIPFTELLALAKAKSLTADDLAQQTGASAGCGMCRPYLETALNTGETTFTQLMTTARKTKN; via the coding sequence ATGCCGAACCGCACCCCGCCACGTACCGACCCCCTGCACACACTCCGCCCCCAAATCTGCATCGACCGTTGCATCTGCGCCGGCATCCCCTTCACCGAACTCCTCGCCCTCGCCAAAGCCAAAAGCCTCACCGCCGATGACCTCGCCCAACAAACCGGCGCGTCCGCCGGCTGCGGCATGTGCCGCCCCTACCTCGAAACCGCCCTCAACACCGGCGAAACCACCTTCACCCAACTCATGACCACGGCGCGAAAAACAAAAAACTAA